One Comamonas endophytica DNA window includes the following coding sequences:
- a CDS encoding acyl-CoA carboxylase subunit beta, with amino-acid sequence MQDILERLEQQRERARLGGGQKRIDAQHKKGKLTARERIELLLDDGTFEEWDMFVEHRCTDFGMQDNKIPGDGVVTGYGMINGRLVFVFSQDFTVFGGALSETHAEKICKVMDQAMKVGAPVIGLNDSGGARIQEGVASLGGYADVFQKNVLASGVVPQISMIMGPCAGGAVYSPAMTDFIFMVKDSSYMFVTGPEVVKTVTHEEVTAEELGGAITHTTRSGVADMAFDNDVEALMMLRRLYNYLPLNNREKAPLRATTDPSDRADLSLDTLVPENPNKPYDMKELIAKTVDDGDFFELQPDYAKNILIGFARMAGQTVGIVANQPLVLAGCLDIKSSIKAARFVRFCDAFNIPVLTFVDVPGFMPGTSQEYGGIIKHGAKLLYAYAEATVPKITIITRKAYGGAYDVMASKHLRGDVNLAWPQAEIAVMGAKGAVEIIFREDKNDPEKLAAREAEYKARFANPFVAGARGFIDDVILPHETRKRICRSLTMLQNKQLENPWRKHGNIPL; translated from the coding sequence ATGCAGGACATTCTCGAGCGACTTGAACAGCAGCGTGAACGCGCGCGACTCGGCGGGGGCCAAAAGCGCATCGACGCGCAGCACAAAAAGGGCAAGCTGACGGCACGCGAGCGCATCGAGCTGCTGCTCGACGACGGCACCTTCGAGGAATGGGACATGTTCGTCGAACACCGCTGCACCGACTTCGGCATGCAGGACAACAAGATCCCGGGCGATGGCGTCGTGACCGGCTACGGCATGATCAACGGCCGGCTGGTGTTCGTCTTCAGCCAGGACTTCACGGTGTTCGGCGGCGCCCTGAGCGAAACCCACGCCGAGAAGATCTGCAAGGTCATGGACCAGGCCATGAAGGTCGGCGCGCCGGTCATCGGCCTCAACGACTCGGGCGGCGCGCGCATCCAGGAGGGCGTGGCCAGCCTGGGCGGCTATGCCGATGTGTTCCAGAAGAACGTGCTGGCCAGCGGCGTGGTGCCGCAGATCAGCATGATCATGGGCCCCTGCGCCGGCGGCGCGGTGTATTCGCCGGCGATGACCGACTTCATCTTCATGGTCAAGGACTCGTCGTACATGTTCGTCACGGGCCCCGAAGTGGTCAAGACCGTGACGCACGAGGAAGTGACGGCCGAGGAGCTCGGCGGCGCCATCACCCACACCACGCGCAGCGGCGTGGCCGACATGGCCTTCGACAACGACGTGGAGGCGCTGATGATGCTGCGCCGCCTCTACAACTACCTGCCGCTGAACAACCGCGAGAAGGCTCCGCTGCGCGCCACCACCGACCCCTCGGACCGTGCCGACCTGTCGCTCGACACGCTGGTGCCAGAGAACCCGAACAAGCCCTACGACATGAAGGAGCTGATCGCCAAGACCGTGGACGATGGCGACTTCTTCGAGCTGCAGCCCGACTACGCGAAGAACATCCTGATCGGCTTTGCGCGCATGGCCGGCCAGACGGTGGGCATCGTGGCGAATCAGCCGCTGGTGCTTGCCGGCTGCCTGGACATCAAGAGCTCGATCAAGGCGGCGCGCTTCGTGCGCTTCTGCGATGCGTTCAACATCCCGGTGCTGACCTTTGTCGACGTGCCCGGCTTCATGCCCGGCACCAGCCAGGAGTACGGCGGCATCATCAAGCATGGCGCCAAGCTGCTGTATGCGTATGCCGAGGCGACGGTGCCCAAGATCACCATCATCACGCGCAAGGCCTACGGCGGCGCGTACGACGTGATGGCCTCGAAGCACCTGCGCGGCGACGTGAACCTGGCCTGGCCGCAGGCCGAGATCGCCGTCATGGGCGCCAAGGGCGCCGTGGAGATCATCTTCCGCGAGGACAAGAACGACCCTGAAAAACTCGCCGCGCGCGAAGCCGAATACAAGGCGCGCTTCGCCAACCCGTTCGTCGCCGGCGCGCGCGGCTTCATCGACGACGTGATCCTGCCGCACGAAACGCGCAAGCGCATCTGCCGCAGCCTGACGATGCTGCAGAACAAGCAGCTCGAGAACCCGTGGCGCAAGCACGGCAACATCCCGCTCTGA
- a CDS encoding Bug family tripartite tricarboxylate transporter substrate binding protein has protein sequence MKRRDFIAGSAAALAAPWAMAAAELPKGPVKILVGWAPGGGTDVFARIVGQKLTEMWGRSVIVENKPGATGALAADYFAKTRFHDGLTLLMAHVNTHAISPQIFKSITYDPLKDFAPIVLIGATPHVLVTSHKNSYASVKEVVELCKKNPGKISFGSSGTGSVQHLAAEMFNMAAGVKTIHVPYKGSGPMQTDLIGGQIDFSFDTMTAATAQVKAKKMNAIAQTRVNRAKGFPEVVTMDEQGFKGFDASSWYGLVGPKDMSKELAQRINADVNKVLAMPDVIARFDGFGVEDGGGSVEKFAAFMATEYKKWGEVVRIAKVTEES, from the coding sequence ATGAAACGTCGCGACTTCATCGCCGGCAGCGCGGCTGCACTGGCGGCCCCCTGGGCCATGGCTGCCGCCGAGCTGCCCAAGGGCCCGGTCAAGATCCTCGTGGGCTGGGCACCCGGCGGCGGCACCGATGTGTTCGCGCGCATCGTCGGCCAGAAGCTCACGGAGATGTGGGGCCGCTCGGTCATCGTCGAGAACAAGCCAGGCGCCACCGGCGCCCTGGCGGCCGACTATTTCGCCAAGACGCGCTTCCACGACGGCCTGACGCTGCTCATGGCGCACGTCAACACCCATGCGATCTCGCCGCAGATCTTCAAGAGCATCACCTACGATCCCCTCAAGGATTTCGCTCCCATCGTGCTGATCGGCGCCACGCCGCATGTGCTCGTGACCAGCCACAAGAACAGCTATGCCTCCGTCAAGGAGGTGGTCGAGCTGTGCAAGAAGAACCCCGGCAAGATCAGCTTCGGCTCCTCGGGCACGGGCTCGGTGCAGCATCTGGCGGCGGAAATGTTCAACATGGCCGCCGGCGTGAAGACCATCCACGTGCCCTACAAGGGGTCGGGCCCGATGCAGACCGACCTGATCGGCGGCCAGATCGATTTCAGCTTCGACACCATGACGGCCGCCACGGCCCAGGTCAAGGCCAAGAAGATGAACGCCATCGCCCAGACCCGCGTGAACCGCGCCAAGGGCTTCCCTGAAGTGGTCACCATGGACGAGCAGGGCTTCAAGGGCTTCGACGCGTCGAGCTGGTACGGCCTGGTGGGCCCCAAGGACATGTCGAAGGAGTTGGCCCAGCGCATCAACGCCGACGTCAACAAGGTGCTGGCGATGCCTGATGTCATCGCGCGCTTCGATGGCTTTGGCGTCGAGGACGGCGGCGGCAGCGTCGAGAAGTTCGCGGCCTTCATGGCCACCGAATACAAGAAGTGGGGCGAAGTCGTGCGCATCGCCAAAGTGACCGAGGAAAGCTGA
- the meaB gene encoding methylmalonyl Co-A mutase-associated GTPase MeaB: protein MTPSELLDGILHGGPAQQRRAMAKAITLLESTRADHRAQADALLTELLPHTGKAFRLGISGVPGVGKSTFIETLGLYLIGLGHRVAVLAIDPSSTVSGGSILGDKTRMEHLSVNPQAYIRPSPSSGTLGGVAEKTREAMLVCEAAAYDVVIVETVGVGQSETAVNGMTDMFVLLQLPNAGDDLQAIKKGVMELADLVVINKADIDRNAATRAEAQITSSLRLLGMHGNPDHATHGALWQPRVLQISALLGQGVEAFWQAVGQFRDLQTANGRLAARREKQSLAWMWERIDAGLKQAFRQHPQVQALLPQMLEAVGQGRLPASAAARSLLAAQSQPPVPP, encoded by the coding sequence ATGACTCCATCCGAACTGCTCGATGGCATCCTGCATGGCGGGCCGGCGCAGCAGCGCCGCGCCATGGCCAAGGCCATCACGCTGCTGGAATCCACGCGCGCCGACCACCGCGCCCAGGCCGACGCCCTGCTCACCGAGCTGCTGCCGCACACCGGCAAGGCCTTCAGGCTGGGCATCAGCGGCGTGCCGGGCGTGGGCAAGTCCACCTTCATCGAGACTCTGGGGCTGTATCTGATCGGGCTGGGCCACCGCGTGGCGGTGCTGGCGATCGACCCGTCCTCCACCGTCTCGGGCGGCTCGATACTGGGCGACAAGACGCGCATGGAGCATCTGTCGGTCAACCCCCAGGCCTATATCCGGCCCAGCCCCTCGAGCGGCACGCTGGGCGGCGTGGCCGAGAAGACACGCGAGGCGATGCTGGTCTGCGAAGCCGCGGCCTACGACGTGGTGATCGTCGAGACCGTGGGCGTGGGCCAGAGCGAGACCGCCGTGAACGGCATGACCGACATGTTCGTGCTGCTGCAGCTGCCCAATGCGGGCGACGACCTGCAGGCCATCAAGAAGGGCGTGATGGAGCTGGCCGATCTGGTCGTCATCAACAAGGCCGACATCGACCGCAACGCCGCGACGCGCGCCGAGGCGCAGATCACCTCGAGCCTGCGCCTGCTGGGCATGCACGGCAACCCCGACCATGCCACGCACGGCGCGCTGTGGCAGCCGCGCGTGCTGCAGATCAGCGCGCTGCTGGGCCAGGGCGTCGAGGCGTTCTGGCAGGCGGTGGGCCAGTTCCGCGACTTGCAGACCGCCAACGGCCGGCTGGCGGCGCGGCGCGAAAAACAATCGCTGGCATGGATGTGGGAGCGCATCGATGCCGGGCTGAAGCAGGCGTTTCGCCAGCATCCGCAGGTGCAGGCCTTGCTGCCGCAGATGCTGGAAGCCGTGGGCCAGGGCCGATTGCCGGCCTCGGCCGCGGCGCGCAGCCTGCTGGCGGCGCAGTCGCAGCCGCCTGTGCCACCATAG
- a CDS encoding enoyl-CoA hydratase — MSEQVQLTLQPSGAAEITIHRPERHNAMTQAMYESLLERIAECGANPKVRAVVFRGAGGKSFISGTDIAHFAEFRQGEQGVAYEAFVEQVVGSVERIAVPTIAVIDGWAVGGGLALATVCDFRICSNGARFGVPIAKTLSNTLSSRNLARLQAAFGAPRVKRMLLLAEYIDAAEALSCGYVYETCTTEQLGERADALAERLIGLSAVTQAAVKESLRRILVEQSLEDDDLVHRVYGSEAFRQGVAGFLKR; from the coding sequence ATGAGCGAGCAGGTCCAACTCACCCTGCAGCCCTCGGGCGCGGCGGAGATCACCATCCACCGCCCCGAGCGCCACAATGCGATGACGCAGGCGATGTACGAGTCGCTGCTCGAGCGCATTGCCGAGTGCGGGGCCAACCCGAAGGTGCGCGCTGTCGTGTTCCGCGGCGCAGGCGGCAAGTCCTTCATCTCGGGCACAGACATCGCGCATTTCGCCGAGTTCCGGCAGGGCGAGCAGGGCGTTGCCTATGAAGCCTTTGTCGAGCAGGTGGTCGGCAGCGTCGAGCGCATTGCCGTGCCGACGATCGCGGTGATCGACGGCTGGGCCGTAGGCGGCGGCTTGGCCCTGGCCACGGTCTGCGACTTCCGCATCTGCAGCAACGGTGCGCGCTTTGGCGTGCCCATTGCCAAGACGCTGTCCAATACCCTGTCGTCGCGCAACCTGGCGCGCCTGCAGGCCGCCTTCGGTGCGCCGCGCGTCAAGAGGATGCTGCTGCTGGCCGAATATATCGATGCCGCCGAGGCGCTGTCCTGTGGCTATGTATATGAAACCTGCACGACCGAGCAGCTGGGCGAGCGCGCCGACGCGCTGGCCGAACGGCTGATCGGCTTGTCGGCCGTGACCCAGGCCGCGGTCAAGGAAAGCCTGCGGCGCATTCTTGTCGAGCAAAGCCTCGAAGACGATGACCTGGTGCATCGGGTCTATGGCAGCGAAGCCTTCAGGCAGGGGGTAGCCGGATTCCTCAAGCGCTGA
- a CDS encoding acetyl-CoA carboxylase biotin carboxylase subunit, with translation MFTKILIANRGEIACRVIATARKMGIATVAVYSDADKDARHVQLADEAVHIGAAPSRESYLQADRIIEACRKTGAEAVHPGYGFLSENEAFARRVEEEGIAFIGPKHHAIAAMGDKIASKKLAAEAKVNTIPGYNDAISGAEQAVEIARGIGYPVMIKASAGGGGKGLRVAYNDQEAFDGFASCQNEARNSFGDDRVFIEKFVEEPRHIEIQVLGDAHGNVVFLNERECSIQRRHQKVIEEAPSPFISEETRAAMGAQAVALAKAVQYQSAGTVEFVVGKDQSFYFLEMNTRLQVEHPVTEAITGLDLVEQMIRVAAGEKLSFAQADVRRDGWAIECRINAEDPFRNFLPSTGRLVRFQPPAQSMWQGDTEHLHGVRVDTGVYEGGEIPMFYDSMIAKLIVHGKDRAEAIAKMREALNAFVIRGISSNIPFQAALLAHPKFISGDFNTGFIAEHYAGGFHAEDVPHSDPQFLVALAAYMNRRYRERASTITGQMQGHELQLGLQYTVVTLGAEGRHRHTAVRVEDFDLSRHASKVTVQDEDAGRVYEISSASHLRDTRIEGLVNGRPFTVQIERGTGKNPLALRIAHNGTQIEALVLSPRGAELHQLMPYKAPPDLSKFLLSPMPGLLIDIAVQPGQKVQAGEKLAVIEAMKMENILFATQDGVVGKISASKGDSLAVDEVILEFV, from the coding sequence ATGTTCACCAAGATTCTGATTGCCAACCGCGGCGAGATCGCCTGCCGCGTGATCGCCACTGCCCGCAAGATGGGCATCGCCACCGTCGCCGTGTATTCCGACGCCGACAAGGACGCGCGCCATGTGCAGCTGGCCGACGAGGCGGTGCATATCGGCGCTGCGCCGAGCCGCGAGTCCTACCTGCAGGCCGACCGCATCATCGAGGCCTGCAGGAAGACCGGCGCCGAGGCCGTGCACCCGGGCTACGGCTTCCTCAGCGAGAACGAGGCCTTCGCGCGGCGCGTCGAGGAGGAGGGCATTGCCTTCATCGGCCCCAAGCACCATGCGATCGCGGCCATGGGCGACAAGATCGCTTCCAAGAAGCTCGCGGCCGAGGCCAAGGTCAACACCATTCCCGGCTACAACGATGCGATCTCGGGCGCCGAGCAGGCCGTGGAGATCGCGCGCGGCATCGGCTATCCCGTCATGATCAAGGCCAGCGCCGGCGGCGGCGGCAAGGGCCTGCGCGTGGCCTACAACGACCAGGAAGCCTTCGACGGCTTCGCCAGCTGCCAGAACGAGGCGCGCAACAGCTTCGGCGACGACCGCGTGTTCATCGAGAAGTTCGTCGAGGAGCCACGCCACATCGAGATCCAGGTGCTGGGCGATGCGCACGGCAACGTGGTGTTCCTCAACGAGCGCGAATGCTCGATCCAGCGCCGGCACCAGAAGGTGATCGAGGAGGCGCCGTCGCCCTTCATCTCCGAGGAGACGCGCGCCGCGATGGGCGCGCAGGCCGTGGCCCTGGCGAAGGCCGTGCAGTACCAGAGCGCGGGCACGGTGGAATTCGTGGTCGGCAAGGACCAGTCCTTCTACTTCCTGGAAATGAACACCCGGCTGCAGGTCGAGCACCCCGTGACCGAAGCCATCACCGGCCTGGACCTGGTCGAGCAGATGATCCGCGTGGCGGCCGGCGAGAAGCTGTCCTTCGCGCAGGCCGATGTGCGCCGCGACGGCTGGGCCATCGAATGCCGCATCAACGCCGAGGACCCGTTCCGCAACTTCCTGCCCTCGACGGGCCGGCTGGTGCGCTTCCAGCCTCCCGCGCAGAGCATGTGGCAGGGTGACACGGAACACCTGCACGGAGTGCGTGTCGATACCGGCGTGTACGAGGGCGGCGAGATCCCGATGTTCTACGACTCGATGATCGCCAAGCTGATCGTGCACGGCAAGGACCGCGCCGAGGCCATCGCCAAGATGCGCGAGGCGCTCAATGCCTTCGTGATCCGCGGCATCAGCTCGAACATTCCCTTCCAGGCCGCGCTGCTGGCCCATCCGAAGTTCATCAGCGGCGACTTCAACACCGGCTTCATTGCCGAGCACTACGCCGGCGGCTTCCACGCCGAGGACGTGCCGCACAGCGATCCGCAGTTCCTGGTGGCGCTTGCCGCCTATATGAACCGCCGCTACCGCGAGCGCGCCTCGACCATCACCGGCCAGATGCAGGGCCACGAGCTGCAGCTGGGCCTGCAATACACCGTGGTCACCCTGGGCGCGGAGGGCCGCCACCGCCACACGGCGGTGCGCGTGGAGGATTTCGATCTTTCGCGCCATGCCAGCAAGGTGACGGTGCAGGACGAGGACGCAGGCCGGGTCTACGAGATCAGCAGCGCCAGCCATCTGCGCGACACGCGCATCGAAGGGCTGGTCAACGGCCGGCCCTTCACCGTGCAGATCGAGCGCGGCACGGGCAAGAACCCGCTGGCCCTGCGCATCGCGCACAACGGCACGCAGATCGAGGCCCTGGTGCTCTCGCCGCGCGGCGCCGAGCTGCACCAGCTGATGCCCTACAAGGCGCCGCCGGACCTGTCGAAGTTCCTGCTCTCGCCCATGCCGGGCCTGCTGATCGATATCGCCGTGCAGCCCGGCCAGAAAGTGCAGGCGGGGGAGAAGCTGGCGGTGATCGAGGCGATGAAGATGGAGAACATCCTGTTTGCGACGCAGGATGGGGTGGTGGGGAAGATCAGCGCCAGCAAGGGGGATTCGCTGGCTGTTGATGAGGTGATATTGGAGTTCGTTTAA
- a CDS encoding organic hydroperoxide resistance protein has translation MASLDKVLYTARTNTTGGRDGASSSDDGRLDIDLSSPGGAGKGTNPEQLFAAGYSACFIGALKAVAKRQNVTLPEDTSIAAEVDLGPVGQAFGIAVRLAVKLPGMDKEQAQKLVDDAHQVCPYSNATRGNIDVNLTLA, from the coding sequence ATGGCATCGCTCGACAAAGTTCTCTACACCGCCCGTACCAACACCACCGGTGGCCGCGACGGCGCCTCCAGCAGCGACGACGGCCGCCTGGACATCGACCTGTCGTCGCCCGGTGGCGCCGGCAAGGGCACGAACCCCGAGCAACTGTTCGCGGCCGGCTATTCGGCCTGCTTCATCGGCGCGCTCAAGGCCGTGGCAAAACGCCAGAACGTAACGCTGCCCGAGGACACGTCGATCGCCGCCGAAGTCGACCTGGGCCCCGTGGGCCAGGCCTTTGGCATTGCCGTGCGCCTGGCCGTGAAGCTGCCCGGCATGGACAAGGAGCAGGCGCAGAAGCTGGTCGACGACGCGCACCAGGTCTGCCCCTACTCCAACGCCACGCGCGGCAACATCGACGTGAACCTGACTCTGGCCTGA
- a CDS encoding LysR family transcriptional regulator, which yields MKTDTLTIQLALAIAEEGSISRAADKLQLAVAAASKRLTDLERQLGTPLFKRVPHGVKLTESGTKLLAHIRQIDSLIGRLGDDAHSMREGQDGRIIIGAPKAAIIEFLARDLARVQRRYPQITLQIIEENSKIIQQLLRDKVIDIGIYEKKSGFIDMEKHDYRADELVAVYSRAHFSFEDAPLEADPLLDSPLVSLGEGSAVLASLQRLHQSRGRALGRHFTVSGFDTMLALVRHGLGVGLMPPAVLDSLHPEPGIGRATLAGDWHQRSYVLSSVQGRAQEQTLRNVVAQLLES from the coding sequence ATGAAAACCGACACCCTCACCATCCAGCTGGCCCTGGCCATCGCCGAGGAAGGCAGCATCTCCCGCGCCGCCGACAAGCTGCAGCTCGCCGTGGCGGCCGCCTCCAAGCGGCTCACGGATCTGGAGCGCCAGCTGGGCACGCCGCTTTTCAAGCGGGTGCCGCATGGCGTGAAACTCACCGAATCGGGCACCAAGCTGCTGGCCCATATCCGCCAGATCGACAGCCTGATCGGCCGCCTGGGCGACGATGCGCATTCGATGCGCGAAGGGCAGGACGGGCGCATCATCATCGGCGCGCCCAAGGCCGCGATCATCGAATTTCTCGCGCGCGATCTGGCGCGGGTGCAGCGCAGGTACCCGCAGATCACGCTGCAGATCATCGAGGAGAACAGCAAGATCATCCAGCAGCTGCTGCGCGACAAGGTGATCGACATCGGCATCTACGAGAAGAAAAGCGGCTTCATCGACATGGAGAAGCACGATTACCGCGCCGACGAGCTGGTGGCGGTCTATAGCCGCGCGCATTTTTCCTTCGAAGACGCACCGCTCGAAGCCGACCCGCTGCTGGACTCCCCGCTCGTGAGCCTGGGCGAAGGCTCGGCCGTCCTGGCCAGCCTGCAGCGGCTGCACCAGAGCCGGGGCCGCGCGCTGGGCCGGCATTTCACCGTGAGCGGCTTCGACACCATGCTGGCCCTGGTGCGCCATGGCCTGGGCGTGGGGCTGATGCCGCCGGCGGTGCTCGACAGCCTGCATCCGGAGCCCGGCATTGGCCGGGCGACGCTGGCGGGCGACTGGCACCAGCGCTCCTATGTGCTGTCGAGCGTGCAGGGCCGCGCGCAGGAGCAGACGCTGCGCAATGTCGTGGCGCAGCTGCTCGAATCCTGA
- a CDS encoding VOC family protein: MTAAQQRPFKVLGIQQVAIGGTDKSRMKKLWVDMLGLEQTGTFQSERENVDEDILSMGRGAMKVEVDIMQPLDLDKKPAVHTTPLNHIGLWIDDLPRAVEWLTAQGVRFAPGGIRPGAAGYDICFLHPKSNDEFPIAGEGVLIELVQAPADVIAALG; encoded by the coding sequence ATGACGGCAGCGCAGCAGCGCCCATTCAAGGTTTTGGGCATCCAGCAGGTGGCCATTGGCGGCACAGACAAGAGCCGCATGAAAAAGCTCTGGGTCGACATGCTCGGCCTGGAGCAGACCGGCACCTTCCAGAGCGAGCGGGAGAATGTGGATGAGGACATCCTGTCCATGGGCCGCGGCGCCATGAAGGTCGAGGTCGACATCATGCAGCCGCTGGATCTGGACAAGAAGCCAGCGGTGCACACCACGCCGCTCAACCATATCGGCCTGTGGATCGATGATCTGCCGCGGGCCGTCGAGTGGCTGACCGCCCAGGGCGTGCGCTTTGCGCCGGGCGGCATCCGCCCGGGTGCGGCCGGCTATGACATCTGTTTTCTGCACCCCAAGAGCAACGACGAATTCCCCATTGCGGGCGAGGGCGTGCTGATCGAGCTGGTGCAGGCGCCGGCGGATGTCATCGCGGCGCTGGGCTGA
- a CDS encoding CaiB/BaiF CoA transferase family protein: MSQQNTQLPLQGIRVLDVSQVMAGPFACMLLADLGADVIKVEPPTGDQTRGAMGFKMKGPDSMGFLNMNRNKRSLTLDLKSEEGREFFYKLAETADVIVENYRPGAVQRMKIDYETIRKINPKIVYVSISGFGQSGPWATRPGFDLMAQAMSGVMSVTGYKGEKPVKAGVPVADIGCALFATYGLLSAYIGAQKTGQGQHIDASLFDSAMAFSIWDMSDYWGTGVPPSPLGTSNKMSAPYQAVKARDGYFVMGATNQKLWAKLCALLERPELVEHPDYATVALRLKNREALIEEIEKSFAARDSADWVDTMLEAGIPAGPLLTYPEAFEGEHGTHRKMCMEIDHPIEGKVKNIGFPVKMLGTPQQVRRHPPLLGEHNEEIMAEIYALSA, encoded by the coding sequence ATGAGCCAACAAAACACCCAACTGCCGCTGCAAGGCATCCGCGTTCTCGATGTGAGCCAGGTGATGGCCGGCCCCTTTGCCTGCATGCTGCTGGCCGACCTGGGCGCCGACGTGATCAAGGTCGAGCCTCCGACGGGTGACCAGACGCGCGGCGCCATGGGCTTCAAGATGAAGGGCCCCGACAGCATGGGCTTCCTGAACATGAACCGCAACAAGCGCTCGCTGACGCTGGACCTCAAGAGCGAGGAGGGCCGCGAGTTCTTCTACAAGCTGGCCGAGACGGCCGACGTGATCGTCGAGAACTACCGCCCCGGCGCCGTGCAGCGCATGAAGATCGACTACGAGACGATCCGCAAGATCAATCCGAAGATCGTCTACGTGAGCATCTCCGGCTTCGGCCAGAGCGGCCCCTGGGCCACGCGCCCGGGCTTCGACCTGATGGCCCAGGCCATGTCGGGCGTGATGAGCGTCACCGGCTACAAGGGCGAGAAGCCCGTCAAGGCCGGCGTGCCGGTGGCCGATATCGGCTGCGCACTGTTCGCCACCTACGGCTTGCTGTCGGCCTACATCGGCGCGCAGAAGACGGGCCAGGGCCAGCATATCGATGCCTCGCTGTTCGACTCGGCCATGGCCTTCTCGATCTGGGACATGTCCGATTACTGGGGGACGGGCGTTCCCCCGTCGCCGCTGGGCACCAGCAACAAGATGAGCGCGCCCTACCAGGCGGTGAAGGCGCGCGACGGCTATTTCGTGATGGGCGCCACCAACCAGAAGCTCTGGGCCAAGCTGTGTGCGCTGCTCGAGCGCCCGGAACTGGTCGAGCACCCGGATTACGCCACCGTGGCGCTGCGCCTGAAGAACCGCGAAGCGCTGATCGAGGAGATCGAGAAGAGCTTTGCCGCGCGCGACAGCGCCGACTGGGTGGACACCATGCTGGAAGCCGGCATTCCGGCCGGCCCGCTGCTGACCTACCCCGAGGCCTTCGAGGGCGAGCACGGCACGCACCGCAAGATGTGCATGGAGATCGACCATCCCATCGAGGGCAAGGTCAAGAACATTGGTTTCCCCGTGAAGATGCTGGGCACGCCTCAGCAGGTGCGCCGCCATCCACCGCTGCTGGGCGAGCACAACGAGGAAATCATGGCCGAAATCTACGCTTTGTCGGCATGA